One stretch of Tenacibaculum sp. MAR_2010_89 DNA includes these proteins:
- a CDS encoding tetratricopeptide repeat protein, whose protein sequence is MKKLKNKKVNNLIKILFSLFFITISTIVNAQQDTLQLQREARSLVRQGNKLYNKQKFDEASIAYRKSLSKNSKYDKASYNFGNTLYQSKKYKEAVSQFELTAKTTKNKISKAEAYHNIGNSMMEQKQYQQAVDAYKNSLRNNPNDDETRYNLAVAQKKLKKEQQNKKNDKDKNKKNKKDKKDKDKKDKNKDKKEGDDKDKKDDKKDPKKDQNKDQQNKKNKDKKDKQKQKPQQGKMTPQQMKQLLESLNNEEKKTQKKMNVKKSKGRKVKQEKDW, encoded by the coding sequence ATGAAGAAGTTAAAAAATAAAAAGGTGAACAATTTAATAAAAATACTATTCAGCTTGTTTTTTATAACTATTTCAACAATAGTTAATGCACAACAAGACACTTTACAACTTCAAAGAGAAGCTCGTTCTTTAGTTCGTCAAGGAAACAAACTTTATAACAAACAAAAATTTGACGAGGCTTCAATTGCCTATAGAAAATCTTTAAGCAAAAACAGTAAGTACGATAAAGCTAGCTATAACTTTGGCAATACTTTATATCAAAGTAAAAAATATAAAGAGGCAGTTTCACAATTTGAATTAACAGCAAAAACTACAAAAAATAAAATTTCAAAAGCAGAGGCTTACCATAACATTGGTAACTCTATGATGGAACAAAAGCAATATCAACAAGCAGTAGATGCTTACAAAAATTCTTTAAGAAATAACCCTAACGATGATGAAACACGTTATAATTTAGCTGTTGCTCAAAAAAAATTAAAAAAAGAGCAACAAAATAAAAAGAACGATAAGGATAAGAATAAAAAAAATAAAAAGGACAAGAAGGACAAAGACAAGAAGGATAAAAACAAAGACAAGAAAGAAGGAGACGATAAGGATAAAAAAGATGACAAAAAAGATCCTAAAAAGGATCAAAATAAAGATCAGCAAAACAAAAAAAATAAAGATAAAAAAGATAAGCAAAAGCAAAAACCCCAACAAGGTAAAATGACTCCTCAGCAAATGAAACAATTGCTAGAAAGTTTAAACAATGAGGAGAAGAAGACACAGAAAAAAATGAATGTAAAAAAATCAAAAGGAAGAAAAGTTAAGCAAGAAAAGGACTGGTAA
- a CDS encoding BatD family protein yields the protein MKFYILILISVFSLTINAQDSVLKVSVSKNKLGVNQRFRVQYIINKQGADNFKAPNFRNFKIVGGPSQSVSQSYINGKRSFSQSYTYILQPKRKGEFDLPPASIEIDDKTIKSETAKIIVLAAVDIPKNPNDPDYIASQNIHLVAEISKSKPYVGEGIYVEYRLYFSENVGIYDNAITQSPQYNGFWNQEIKRNGTPVKEGTYNGEKYRYAVLHKALLIPTKAGKLTIDPMKMDIIVAVPTGRADFFGNVITRQVRKEFSSAKKTIQTKALPTLNKPENFTGAVGEFSFDVSLSKEILKANESSQIKISVKGKGNLKLFELPKIETPKELEVYQPERKEKVSVASSGLRGNVSDSYTVVPQYKGKYKIPSTSFSYFNPKEKVYQTITSEDLYVDVLEGKELVTNSDNRNNVEKQDVKMTDTSFRYIQTSSSFHSKQQSDFFKSILFYILLIFPAIAIPLIILIYKKKEERDGDVLGNKQRKADRLAKKYLSEASKKLGNKEAFYEALERALHNYLKAKLKVETSDISREKITQLLEGKNVNSTSIKEFIEVLNDCDFARYTPIDNTQMNQEYEKAKQVITQLDKQL from the coding sequence TTGAAATTTTACATATTAATACTTATAAGTGTTTTTTCACTTACTATTAACGCTCAAGATAGTGTTTTAAAGGTAAGTGTCAGTAAAAATAAACTAGGCGTAAATCAACGATTTAGAGTCCAGTATATAATAAATAAGCAAGGAGCTGATAACTTTAAAGCTCCAAACTTCCGAAATTTTAAAATAGTTGGTGGCCCTAGTCAATCTGTTAGCCAATCATACATAAATGGAAAGAGATCCTTTTCTCAATCTTATACCTATATCTTACAACCAAAAAGAAAAGGAGAATTTGATTTACCTCCAGCTTCAATAGAGATCGACGATAAAACTATTAAATCCGAGACTGCAAAAATTATAGTTTTAGCTGCTGTTGACATTCCTAAAAACCCAAATGACCCTGATTATATAGCTTCTCAAAACATTCATTTAGTCGCTGAAATATCTAAATCAAAACCCTATGTAGGTGAAGGTATTTATGTAGAATATCGTTTATATTTTAGTGAAAATGTTGGTATTTATGACAATGCAATAACACAATCTCCTCAATATAATGGCTTTTGGAACCAAGAAATCAAAAGAAATGGAACTCCTGTAAAAGAAGGTACATATAATGGTGAAAAATATAGGTATGCCGTTTTACATAAAGCTTTATTAATTCCAACTAAAGCTGGAAAGCTAACTATTGACCCCATGAAAATGGATATTATAGTTGCTGTTCCTACAGGACGTGCTGACTTTTTTGGTAATGTAATTACACGTCAGGTGCGAAAAGAATTTTCTTCTGCTAAAAAAACAATTCAAACAAAAGCATTACCTACTTTAAATAAACCAGAAAACTTTACTGGTGCTGTTGGGGAATTTTCTTTTGATGTATCATTAAGCAAAGAAATTTTAAAAGCCAATGAATCATCACAAATAAAAATATCAGTTAAAGGAAAAGGAAACTTAAAACTCTTTGAGCTTCCAAAAATCGAAACTCCAAAAGAATTAGAAGTATACCAACCTGAAAGAAAAGAAAAAGTAAGTGTTGCTTCAAGTGGATTAAGAGGAAATGTTTCAGACAGCTATACTGTTGTACCACAATATAAAGGTAAGTATAAAATTCCTTCAACTAGCTTCTCTTATTTCAACCCTAAAGAAAAAGTATACCAAACAATTACCTCTGAAGATTTATATGTAGATGTTTTAGAAGGAAAAGAGTTAGTAACTAATTCAGACAATAGAAATAATGTTGAAAAACAAGATGTGAAAATGACTGATACTAGCTTTAGATATATTCAAACTTCATCAAGTTTTCATTCAAAACAACAATCAGATTTTTTCAAGTCCATTTTGTTTTATATTCTGTTAATATTTCCAGCTATAGCAATTCCTTTAATTATTTTAATTTACAAAAAGAAAGAGGAAAGAGATGGCGATGTGCTAGGTAACAAACAACGAAAAGCTGATAGATTAGCAAAAAAATATTTATCTGAAGCATCTAAGAAATTAGGAAATAAAGAAGCGTTTTATGAAGCCTTAGAAAGAGCTTTACATAATTATTTGAAAGCAAAATTAAAAGTAGAAACTTCAGATATAAGTAGAGAAAAAATAACACAATTGCTAGAAGGTAAAAATGTTAACTCAACTTCAATAAAAGAATTCATTGAAGTATTGAATGATTGTGATTTTGCACGCTATACACCAATAGATAATACGCAAATGAATCAAGAGTATGAAAAAGCAAAACAAGTAATTACTCAATTAGATAAACAGTTATAA
- a CDS encoding tetratricopeptide repeat protein: MKNIIILLVFITNIVSAQNADALFSNANTLYKTGKYQKAIEVYNKIEASEETSSELYFNIGNCYYKLNQVAPSIYNYEKALLINPSNEDAKNNLIIAKRLTLDRIEELPKSLFQKLNINYLQKLHYNSWALVVIVFSIIASVLFLLFYFSTNSVKKRFYFVTSILSFLLLLSSLIITYQQYDTAKKTIEAIVFTKEVSIKNSPTQDSEEIFTLHEGTKIKVLDTVDDWKKIKLIDGKIGWLLSKDIKIITIF; encoded by the coding sequence ATGAAGAATATTATTATACTATTAGTATTCATTACAAACATTGTATCTGCACAAAATGCTGATGCTTTATTTTCTAATGCTAATACTTTATACAAAACAGGGAAATACCAAAAAGCAATTGAGGTTTATAATAAAATTGAAGCCTCAGAAGAAACCTCTTCAGAACTATACTTCAATATAGGGAACTGTTATTATAAATTAAATCAAGTTGCGCCAAGTATCTATAATTATGAAAAAGCATTATTAATAAACCCTTCCAATGAAGATGCAAAAAATAATTTAATCATAGCAAAAAGATTAACGCTAGATAGAATTGAAGAATTACCTAAATCTTTATTTCAAAAACTAAATATAAACTATCTTCAAAAACTACATTATAACTCATGGGCATTAGTTGTAATAGTATTTTCAATAATCGCTAGTGTTCTTTTTTTATTATTTTACTTCTCAACAAATTCAGTAAAAAAACGTTTTTATTTTGTAACAAGTATTCTTTCTTTTTTATTATTGTTAAGTTCTTTAATAATAACATACCAACAATATGATACAGCTAAAAAGACTATAGAAGCAATTGTTTTTACTAAAGAAGTTTCTATAAAAAATTCTCCTACACAAGATTCAGAAGAAATTTTCACTTTACATGAAGGAACCAAAATTAAAGTTTTAGACACTGTTGATGATTGGAAAAAAATTAAGTTAATTGATGGAAAAATTGGCTGGTTATTATCAAAAGATATTAAAATAATAACTATTTTTTAA
- a CDS encoding SulP family inorganic anion transporter, with amino-acid sequence MFKTIKNDLPASVVVFFVALPLCLGIALASGAPLFAGLIAGIIGGTIVGGLSGSKIGVSGPAAGLAAIVLSAIGTLGGYENFLVAVVLGGVIQVLLGVLKAGVIGYYFPSSVIKGMLTGIGIIIIIKQIPFFFGYDKSAESISLDAINLGSTLIGVLGLAILLLWDKVLSKKGKIFQIIQGPLVAVVVGIIFYVITQGNDQIGINAAQLVSVPVPDSFDTFLGQFSFPNFDAITNKDVWVIAFTIALVASLETLLCVEATDKLDPDKNVTPTNRELLAQGTGNIISGLIGGLPITQVIVRSSANIQSGGKSKLSAIIHGFLLLISVILIPTLLNKIPLSVLAAVLLIVGFKLAKPALFFKIYKQGLKQFLPFIVTVLGIVFADLLIGIGLGLSVGIVVILYKSYQNSHFLHIEDKSNGLHKIKMSFAEEVTFFNKGAILKELDSLPEDTYLELDVRKTRYLDNDIIEILEDFAFKAKEKNIDIKLISERGVVENPSSFIEFFKLRPKAS; translated from the coding sequence ATGTTCAAAACAATTAAAAATGATTTGCCCGCTAGTGTAGTGGTGTTTTTTGTCGCTTTACCTTTATGTTTAGGTATAGCATTAGCTAGTGGAGCTCCTTTATTTGCTGGTCTTATAGCAGGAATAATTGGAGGTACTATTGTAGGAGGCTTAAGTGGGTCTAAAATTGGGGTAAGTGGTCCTGCTGCAGGATTGGCTGCTATTGTATTATCTGCCATTGGTACATTAGGTGGTTACGAAAACTTTCTTGTAGCCGTAGTATTAGGAGGTGTAATACAAGTTTTACTAGGTGTTCTTAAAGCTGGGGTAATTGGTTATTATTTTCCTTCTTCAGTTATTAAAGGAATGCTAACTGGTATAGGAATTATAATTATAATAAAACAAATACCTTTCTTTTTTGGGTATGATAAATCTGCAGAAAGCATATCTCTAGATGCTATCAATTTAGGATCTACATTAATTGGTGTTCTAGGTTTAGCTATATTATTACTTTGGGATAAAGTATTATCAAAAAAAGGAAAAATATTTCAAATAATTCAAGGACCTCTAGTTGCTGTTGTTGTAGGTATTATTTTTTACGTAATCACTCAAGGTAATGATCAAATTGGTATCAATGCTGCTCAATTAGTAAGTGTACCTGTACCTGATAGTTTTGATACTTTTTTAGGTCAATTTAGTTTTCCTAATTTTGATGCAATTACAAATAAAGATGTTTGGGTTATAGCATTTACCATTGCTTTGGTTGCAAGTTTAGAAACCTTATTATGTGTTGAGGCAACTGATAAATTAGATCCAGATAAAAATGTTACTCCTACTAATAGAGAATTACTTGCACAAGGTACTGGAAATATCATTTCTGGTTTAATTGGAGGTTTACCAATTACTCAAGTAATTGTTAGAAGTTCTGCTAATATTCAATCTGGAGGTAAAAGTAAATTATCTGCCATTATTCATGGTTTCCTTTTACTTATTTCAGTAATATTAATCCCTACTCTTTTAAATAAAATACCATTATCAGTTTTAGCTGCAGTTTTATTAATTGTTGGTTTTAAATTAGCAAAACCAGCGTTATTCTTTAAAATCTACAAACAAGGACTAAAACAATTTTTACCTTTTATTGTAACGGTTTTAGGTATTGTTTTTGCTGATTTACTTATTGGAATTGGATTAGGTTTATCGGTTGGTATTGTTGTTATTTTATATAAAAGTTACCAAAACTCTCATTTCTTACATATTGAAGATAAAAGTAATGGTTTACATAAAATAAAAATGTCATTTGCTGAAGAAGTTACTTTCTTTAATAAAGGTGCAATATTAAAAGAATTAGATAGCTTGCCAGAAGACACTTATTTAGAGTTAGATGTAAGAAAAACAAGGTATTTAGATAATGATATTATTGAAATTTTAGAAGACTTTGCTTTTAAAGCTAAAGAGAAAAATATTGATATTAAATTAATTTCTGAACGAGGTGTTGTTGAAAATCCTTCAAGTTTTATTGAATTTTTTAAGTTAAGACCAAAAGCCTCATAA
- a CDS encoding universal stress protein, which produces MNTSKHKIVVLSNLKDSTATSLNTAISLAKKTNASIHLFHVKKPSDIVSTDNQLSANRAINTNFTKINKDINELVSTYSKKYNIDITSSFTFGNIKNEIDTFLENSNPNIIVIGKRRNKSIVALGDKISRHLLKKKGKTIIIASSENNLTPENEISLGIYNELEQRSNDFITEIIENSNKPLKNLKVDKKDIKSLETKDINLLLVDRENVKPKSTKSFNKLLRKIDISLVVAN; this is translated from the coding sequence ATGAATACATCAAAACATAAGATTGTCGTACTATCTAATTTAAAAGATAGTACGGCAACATCTTTAAATACGGCTATTAGCTTAGCAAAGAAAACTAATGCTAGCATTCATTTATTTCACGTAAAAAAACCTAGTGATATAGTAAGTACTGATAATCAATTATCAGCAAACAGAGCTATTAACACTAACTTTACTAAAATTAACAAGGATATAAATGAGTTAGTTTCTACTTATTCAAAAAAGTATAATATCGATATCACTTCTTCCTTTACTTTTGGTAATATTAAAAATGAAATTGATACTTTTTTAGAAAACTCGAATCCAAACATTATTGTAATTGGAAAACGTAGAAATAAAAGTATAGTTGCTTTAGGTGATAAGATTAGTAGACATCTATTAAAGAAAAAAGGCAAAACAATTATTATAGCCTCTTCAGAAAATAATCTTACACCTGAAAATGAAATTTCTTTAGGTATTTATAATGAGTTAGAACAAAGAAGCAATGATTTTATTACTGAAATCATTGAAAACTCTAATAAACCTTTAAAAAACCTTAAAGTAGATAAAAAAGATATTAAATCTTTAGAAACAAAAGACATTAACTTATTACTAGTAGATAGAGAAAATGTAAAACCTAAATCTACAAAATCATTTAATAAACTACTTAGAAAAATAGACATTTCTTTAGTAGTGGCTAATTAA